A single region of the Agromyces sp. Leaf222 genome encodes:
- the pheA gene encoding prephenate dehydratase yields MTDAAPTPPDETYSYLGPAGTFTEAALKQVPEAAGKTWRSVNNVGEALSDVTSGRSVAAMIAIENSIEGGVSATQDALATVPGLRIVGEVLVPVNFVLVARPGTTLADVRTVNAHPVAYAQSRGWLERHLPEHGHIPASSNVQSAASLFDADSAADAAVAPPGITEHHDVVVLARDIGDNPNAVTRFVLVSRSRALPEPTGADKTSLIVELPSDESGALMAMLEQFSTRGVNLSLLESRPIGDALGRYRFVVDLDGHVADERVADALLGLRRTSPNVIFLGSYPRADQREIEYHAKYDDEIFIEARDWLRGLLSGEPD; encoded by the coding sequence ATGACGGATGCCGCACCCACGCCCCCCGACGAGACGTACTCGTACCTCGGGCCGGCCGGCACCTTCACCGAGGCCGCGCTGAAGCAGGTGCCAGAGGCGGCCGGCAAGACGTGGCGGTCGGTCAACAACGTGGGCGAGGCGCTCTCGGATGTCACGAGCGGCCGTTCGGTGGCCGCGATGATCGCGATCGAGAACTCGATCGAGGGCGGCGTCTCCGCGACGCAGGATGCGCTCGCGACGGTGCCCGGCCTGCGCATCGTCGGCGAGGTGCTCGTGCCCGTGAACTTCGTGCTCGTCGCGCGCCCCGGCACCACGCTCGCCGACGTGCGAACCGTCAACGCGCACCCCGTGGCCTACGCGCAGTCGCGCGGGTGGCTCGAACGGCACCTGCCAGAGCACGGTCACATCCCCGCGTCGAGCAACGTGCAGTCGGCGGCATCCCTCTTCGACGCCGACAGCGCGGCCGATGCCGCGGTCGCCCCGCCCGGCATCACCGAGCACCACGACGTCGTCGTGCTCGCGCGCGACATCGGCGACAACCCCAACGCGGTCACCCGGTTCGTGCTCGTGTCGCGCTCGCGCGCGCTGCCCGAGCCGACGGGCGCCGACAAGACGAGCCTCATCGTCGAACTGCCGAGCGACGAGTCCGGCGCGCTGATGGCGATGCTCGAGCAGTTCTCGACGCGAGGCGTCAATCTCTCGCTACTCGAGTCCCGCCCCATCGGCGACGCCCTCGGCCGCTACCGCTTCGTCGTCGACCTCGACGGCCACGTGGCCGACGAGCGCGTCGCCGACGCCCTGCTCGGCCTTCGCCGCACGAGCCCGAACGTCATCTTCCTCGGCTCCTATCCGCGCGCCGACCAGCGTGAGATCGAGTACCACGCGAAGTACGATGACGAGATCTTCATCGAGGCGCGCGACTGGCTGCGCGGACTGCTCAGCGGCGAGCCCGACTGA
- a CDS encoding diacylglycerol kinase family protein has protein sequence MARGEKQKAAKTAGPQRRVAVIFNPSKQGVETLRTTIAEVAEQQGFADPLWIETTVDDPGKGMALEARESKVDLVVAAGGDGTVRSVAAGLRDSGIPVGIVPIGTGNLFARNLDIPVNDMHGAAELAFSGLDRAVDVVVADITRPNGDTETHTSLVMAGIGIDAAMISSTNPDLKKRVGWLAYVDAGLRALPASKPYRAYYRTDAGRLHRSKVSTILVANLGYLPGNIELIPDAQLDDGRLDMAVLQPRNFLGWIFIWRKVTWENPVLRKSALGRQIMDLTGGSRRREIIYSRGRSVDIEIGEGAEEFEIDGDEFGTVVSARFTVDPAALIVRVPSLD, from the coding sequence GTGGCGCGGGGCGAGAAGCAGAAGGCGGCGAAGACCGCAGGCCCTCAACGGCGCGTCGCGGTGATCTTCAACCCGAGCAAGCAGGGCGTCGAGACCCTGCGCACGACCATCGCCGAGGTCGCCGAGCAGCAGGGTTTCGCCGATCCGCTCTGGATCGAGACGACCGTCGACGATCCGGGCAAGGGCATGGCGCTCGAGGCCCGCGAGTCCAAGGTCGACCTGGTGGTCGCCGCGGGCGGCGACGGCACCGTGCGCTCGGTCGCGGCCGGGCTCCGCGACAGCGGCATCCCCGTCGGCATCGTGCCGATCGGCACCGGCAACCTCTTCGCACGCAACCTCGACATCCCCGTCAACGACATGCACGGGGCGGCGGAGCTCGCCTTCTCGGGCCTCGACCGCGCCGTCGACGTCGTCGTCGCCGACATCACCCGGCCGAACGGCGACACCGAGACCCACACGTCGCTCGTGATGGCCGGCATCGGCATCGACGCCGCGATGATCTCGAGCACGAACCCCGACCTGAAGAAGCGCGTCGGCTGGCTCGCCTACGTCGACGCCGGACTGCGCGCGCTGCCCGCCTCGAAGCCGTACCGCGCCTACTACCGAACGGATGCCGGCCGGCTGCACCGGTCGAAGGTCTCGACCATTCTCGTGGCCAACCTCGGCTACCTGCCGGGCAACATCGAACTCATCCCCGACGCCCAGCTCGACGACGGCCGCCTCGACATGGCCGTGCTGCAGCCGCGCAACTTCCTCGGGTGGATCTTCATCTGGCGCAAGGTGACCTGGGAGAACCCGGTGCTGCGCAAGTCGGCCCTCGGTCGGCAGATCATGGACCTCACGGGCGGCAGCCGCCGCCGCGAGATCATCTACTCCCGCGGTCGCTCGGTCGACATCGAGATCGGCGAGGGCGCAGAGGAGTTCGAGATCGACGGCGACGAGTTCGGCACCGTCGTGTCGGCCAGGTTCACGGTCGACCCCGCGGCGCTCATCGTGCGCGTGCCCTCGCTCGACTGA
- the serS gene encoding serine--tRNA ligase yields MIDPVLLRENPDLIKHSQELRGESAALVDAAVDLDAHRRKAISAYETLRAEQNAFGKQVAQAPKDEKAALVAQAQDLAARVKQAHAETTVAEEAFTEAVRRIGNVVVDGVPAGGEDDFVLLREVGERPTFDFEPRDHLEIGELLDAIDMQRGAKVAGARFHYLKGIGARLELAIMNMGLDRALAAGFTPLITPTLVRPEIMQGTGFLGAHADEIYHLPADDLYLTGTSEVALAGYHADEIIDVSNGPIRYAGWSTCYRREAGSAGRDTRGIIRVHQFNKLEMFSYIDPADAEAEHERLLGWQEGMLQDLGLSYRVIDTAAGDLGSSAARKYDVEAWVPTQGAYRELTSTSNCTTFQARRLDIRHRTESGKTAPVATLNGTLATTRWIVAILETHQQADGSVRVPEALRGYLGGLEVLEPVTR; encoded by the coding sequence GTGATCGACCCCGTGCTGCTTCGAGAGAACCCCGACCTGATCAAGCATTCGCAGGAGCTGCGTGGAGAGTCCGCGGCGCTGGTGGATGCCGCGGTCGACCTCGATGCGCACCGTCGCAAGGCGATCTCCGCCTACGAGACGCTGCGCGCCGAGCAGAACGCCTTCGGCAAGCAGGTCGCCCAGGCGCCGAAAGACGAGAAGGCGGCGCTCGTCGCGCAGGCCCAAGACCTGGCGGCCAGGGTCAAGCAGGCCCACGCCGAGACGACGGTCGCCGAAGAGGCGTTCACCGAGGCCGTGCGGCGCATCGGCAACGTCGTCGTCGACGGCGTGCCCGCCGGCGGCGAAGACGACTTCGTGCTGCTGCGCGAGGTCGGCGAGCGGCCGACCTTCGACTTCGAACCGCGCGACCACCTCGAGATCGGCGAGCTGCTCGACGCGATCGACATGCAGCGGGGCGCCAAGGTCGCCGGCGCCCGGTTCCATTACCTCAAGGGCATCGGCGCGCGCCTCGAGCTCGCGATCATGAACATGGGCCTCGACCGCGCGCTCGCGGCCGGGTTCACGCCGCTCATCACGCCGACGCTCGTGCGCCCCGAGATCATGCAGGGCACCGGGTTCCTCGGCGCCCACGCCGACGAGATCTACCACCTGCCGGCCGACGACCTCTACCTCACGGGCACGAGCGAGGTCGCGCTCGCCGGCTACCACGCCGACGAGATCATCGACGTGTCGAACGGGCCCATCCGCTACGCCGGGTGGTCGACCTGCTACCGCCGCGAAGCCGGCTCGGCCGGCCGCGACACCCGCGGCATCATCCGCGTGCACCAGTTCAACAAGCTCGAGATGTTCAGCTACATCGACCCGGCCGACGCCGAGGCCGAGCACGAGCGCCTGCTCGGCTGGCAGGAGGGCATGCTGCAAGACCTGGGCCTCAGCTACCGCGTCATCGACACCGCCGCCGGCGACCTCGGGTCGAGCGCGGCCCGCAAGTACGACGTCGAGGCCTGGGTGCCAACGCAGGGCGCCTACCGCGAGCTGACCTCCACGTCGAACTGCACGACCTTCCAGGCCCGCCGCCTCGACATCCGCCACCGCACCGAATCGGGCAAGACGGCACCGGTCGCGACCTTGAACGGCACGCTCGCCACCACCCGCTGGATCGTCGCGATCCTCGAGACGCACCAGCAGGCCGATGGGTCGGTGCGCGTGCCCGAGGCGTTGCGCGGGTACCTCGGCGGCCTCGAGGTGCTCGAACCCGTCACCCGATGA
- a CDS encoding HAD family hydrolase has translation MSERMPRADLTTDPWFVALDVDGTIMHEDESIDPAVASAVASARDRGHEVTIATGRSWAGTSSVLETLGLRPEYVVCANGAVTMKRDDAASDGYVRTHIETFDPTAALERIRSFLPDGRFMVELPDGERIYTAGMDTWNLDSARQVEFEGLFVPSATRVVVVSPEHGADEFMDIVAGMGLHQVSYAIGWTAWLDIAPDGVSKATALERVRGWQGHALDRVIAVGDGRNDIEMFTWAGAAGRAVAMGQAPDEVKGAATEVTGSVDEAGLAVVLDTLP, from the coding sequence ATGAGCGAGCGGATGCCGCGGGCCGACCTCACGACCGACCCCTGGTTCGTGGCGCTCGACGTCGACGGCACGATCATGCACGAAGACGAGTCGATCGACCCGGCGGTCGCCTCGGCCGTGGCCTCCGCCCGCGATCGCGGACACGAGGTCACGATCGCGACCGGTCGCTCGTGGGCGGGCACGTCGAGCGTGCTCGAGACGCTCGGCCTTCGGCCCGAGTACGTGGTCTGCGCGAACGGCGCGGTGACGATGAAGCGCGACGACGCGGCATCCGACGGGTACGTGCGAACGCATATCGAGACGTTCGACCCGACGGCGGCACTCGAGCGCATCCGCTCGTTCCTGCCCGACGGGCGATTCATGGTCGAGCTCCCCGACGGCGAACGCATCTACACCGCCGGCATGGACACCTGGAACCTCGACTCCGCGCGCCAGGTCGAGTTCGAGGGGCTCTTCGTGCCGAGCGCGACGCGCGTCGTGGTGGTCTCACCCGAGCACGGCGCCGACGAGTTCATGGACATCGTCGCGGGCATGGGCCTGCACCAGGTCAGCTACGCCATCGGCTGGACCGCGTGGCTCGACATCGCGCCCGACGGCGTGAGCAAGGCGACCGCGCTCGAACGCGTGCGCGGGTGGCAGGGACACGCGCTCGACCGGGTCATCGCCGTCGGCGACGGCCGCAACGACATCGAGATGTTCACGTGGGCGGGTGCGGCCGGTCGGGCCGTCGCGATGGGCCAGGCGCCCGACGAGGTCAAGGGCGCCGCGACCGAGGTCACGGGCTCCGTCGACGAGGCCGGACTCGCCGTGGTGCTCGACACGCTGCCCTAG
- a CDS encoding LCP family protein, translated as MPRHNGWVSAAKLAASVVAIVAISGVAVAAFAAVDLVKTAVSAPTLTLENEELLEGVPDIGAMDGGLTFLLVGSDKRPADGSFGDPEEDSAVLNDVTMLVHISQDHTHVEVVSFPRDLLVEVPECPDPADPGGEPLSALSSVKINTVLSYGGFNCVAATVQQLTGVTIPVGGIVEFYGVAALAEAVGGVEVCIAEQIDDDYTGIHLAPGMQTLSGMQSLQFLRVRHGVGDGSDLGRISNQQVFLSAMMRKLQGEGTLGDPVKLYSMAKAILSNMSLSSALQSPPVLISIARAVQDVDLSKVAFVQYPTVYTWDQSAVEPSDSAALVNAALQADQPIVLDPAATGEAEFGTGGDPATSAPVPEDGTEGAGEETGEETGEEVAPTAPEGALPSDVTGQTAAEVRCSTANEG; from the coding sequence ATGCCGCGACACAACGGCTGGGTCTCGGCGGCCAAGCTCGCGGCATCCGTCGTGGCGATCGTGGCGATCAGCGGCGTCGCGGTGGCCGCGTTCGCCGCCGTCGACCTCGTGAAGACCGCGGTCTCGGCGCCGACGCTGACGCTGGAGAACGAGGAACTCCTCGAGGGGGTGCCCGACATCGGCGCGATGGACGGAGGGCTGACCTTCCTGCTCGTCGGCAGCGACAAGCGACCGGCCGACGGATCGTTCGGCGACCCCGAGGAGGACTCGGCGGTGCTGAACGACGTGACGATGCTCGTGCACATCTCGCAGGACCACACGCATGTCGAGGTCGTGAGCTTTCCGCGCGACCTGCTCGTGGAGGTGCCGGAATGCCCCGACCCCGCCGACCCGGGCGGCGAACCGCTCTCGGCGCTCTCGTCCGTGAAAATCAACACCGTGCTCTCGTACGGCGGGTTCAACTGCGTGGCCGCGACCGTGCAGCAGCTGACCGGCGTGACGATCCCGGTCGGCGGCATCGTCGAGTTCTACGGCGTCGCGGCGCTCGCCGAGGCCGTCGGCGGCGTCGAGGTGTGCATCGCCGAGCAGATCGACGACGACTACACGGGCATCCACCTCGCGCCGGGCATGCAGACGCTCAGCGGCATGCAGTCGTTGCAGTTCCTGCGGGTGCGTCACGGCGTGGGCGACGGATCCGACCTCGGCCGCATCTCGAACCAGCAGGTGTTCCTGTCGGCGATGATGCGCAAGCTGCAGGGCGAGGGCACGCTGGGCGATCCGGTGAAGCTCTACTCGATGGCGAAGGCGATCCTGTCGAACATGAGCCTGTCGAGCGCACTGCAGAGCCCGCCGGTGCTCATCTCGATCGCACGCGCCGTGCAGGACGTCGACCTGTCGAAGGTCGCGTTCGTGCAGTACCCCACCGTGTACACGTGGGACCAGAGCGCCGTCGAGCCGTCCGACTCGGCGGCCCTCGTCAACGCGGCGCTGCAGGCGGACCAGCCGATCGTGCTCGACCCGGCGGCCACGGGCGAGGCGGAGTTCGGCACCGGCGGCGACCCCGCGACATCCGCCCCCGTGCCAGAGGACGGCACCGAGGGCGCCGGCGAGGAGACCGGCGAGGAGACGGGCGAGGAGGTCGCGCCCACGGCGCCGGAGGGCGCATTGCCATCGGATGTCACGGGCCAGACCGCGGCCGAGGTGCGATGCTCCACGGCCAACGAGGGCTGA
- a CDS encoding LCP family protein, with translation MTDDRQFSSRTAAKNPSLARHGRLRPHSVLRSLGKITASVLAVALVSGTAVAAYAAWDLANTAKPTVSLGNAEVLEGVPDIGAMPGGINVLVIGSDSREGQGDGFGDPDEETAVLNDVTMLMHISEDHSHVEVISFPRDMFVSVPECTDPEDPAGEPLSALSSVKINSVLEYGGMACVVKTVEDLTGTVIPFAGVVQFLGVAGLSEAVGGVEVCIAEPIEDEHTDLYLPAGNVELQGLPALQFLRTRHGVGDGSDLGRISNQQVFLSALARKVQTGGTLSDPAALFGIAKAALANMQLSDTLANPTTLVSIAVAMKDVDLAKIAFIQYPTGTTDGGVLPSDSAEIVNLALQQDIPVNFDPDADQASFASAADPTTIPADPAADPAAPAAEEPVAEEPAADAPADPAAPAPSTEALPSDVTGQTAAETRCSAGRPLEDQ, from the coding sequence GTGACCGACGATCGCCAGTTCAGCTCCCGCACCGCCGCCAAGAACCCTTCCCTCGCACGGCACGGCCGCCTGCGTCCGCACAGCGTGCTGCGCTCGCTCGGCAAGATCACGGCATCGGTGCTCGCCGTCGCCCTCGTCTCGGGCACGGCGGTCGCCGCGTACGCCGCATGGGACCTCGCGAACACCGCGAAGCCGACCGTGTCGCTCGGCAATGCCGAGGTGCTCGAGGGCGTTCCCGACATCGGCGCGATGCCCGGCGGCATCAACGTGCTCGTCATCGGCAGCGACAGCCGCGAGGGCCAGGGCGACGGCTTCGGCGACCCCGACGAAGAGACCGCGGTCCTCAATGACGTGACCATGCTGATGCACATCTCCGAAGACCACTCGCACGTCGAGGTCATCAGCTTCCCGCGCGACATGTTCGTGAGCGTGCCCGAGTGCACCGACCCCGAAGACCCCGCCGGCGAACCGCTCTCGGCGCTCTCCTCGGTGAAGATCAACTCCGTGCTCGAGTACGGCGGCATGGCCTGCGTCGTGAAGACGGTCGAGGACCTCACCGGCACGGTCATCCCCTTTGCTGGTGTCGTGCAGTTCCTCGGCGTGGCGGGGCTGTCCGAAGCCGTCGGCGGCGTCGAGGTGTGCATCGCCGAGCCGATCGAAGACGAGCACACCGACCTCTACCTGCCGGCGGGCAACGTCGAGCTCCAGGGCCTTCCGGCCCTGCAGTTCCTGCGCACGAGGCACGGCGTCGGCGACGGTTCCGACCTCGGCCGCATCTCGAATCAGCAGGTCTTCCTCTCGGCGCTCGCGCGCAAGGTGCAGACCGGTGGCACGCTGTCCGACCCCGCTGCCCTGTTCGGCATCGCCAAGGCGGCGCTCGCGAACATGCAGCTCTCCGACACGCTCGCGAACCCCACCACGCTCGTCTCCATCGCCGTCGCGATGAAAGACGTCGACCTCGCGAAGATCGCCTTCATCCAGTACCCGACGGGTACCACCGACGGCGGCGTCCTGCCCTCCGACTCGGCCGAGATCGTCAACCTCGCCCTGCAGCAGGACATCCCCGTGAACTTCGACCCCGACGCCGATCAGGCCTCCTTCGCCTCCGCGGCCGACCCGACGACGATCCCCGCCGACCCGGCGGCCGACCCGGCCGCGCCCGCGGCCGAGGAGCCCGTGGCTGAAGAGCCGGCGGCCGATGCCCCGGCCGACCCCGCCGCTCCGGCGCCGTCGACCGAGGCGCTGCCGAGCGACGTCACCGGCCAGACGGCCGCCGAGACCCGCTGCTCCGCGGGCCGCCCGCTCGAAGACCAGTAG